A portion of the Sabethes cyaneus chromosome 3, idSabCyanKW18_F2, whole genome shotgun sequence genome contains these proteins:
- the LOC128743333 gene encoding probable serine hydrolase produces MTSSTELDHELRTADLHPMIKFIELYDKKHNVTEVEIPIPYGKLAGKWFGPKNIKPIICLHGYLDNCGTFDRLIPLLPEDVSFLAVDFPGHGYSSRVPDGMGYHQLDFVALLLYVMKEYGWDKIALIGHSMGAQIGFVFTALFPDKVEFLIHIDALKPLGYYGNRFIHYAAPMVTKFIEADTRNREKSEPPAYTYEEMVDKMHEATFQSLTKDTCPYILQRNIKPSKKFPGKYYFDRDNKLKYMNIMGWSDDVNHTLAAQIKVPELVIKATESPYPGSRQGFDGMVAVMKKTNPLFEVQYLKASHHLHLTDPELVAPVVTDFLKRYWIRNPDKIVSKL; encoded by the exons ATGACTAGCAGTACAGAACTAGACCATGAACTTCGGACCGCAGATCTTCATCCTATGATTAAGTTTATCGAGTTGTACGATAAAAAACATAAC GTGACCGAAGTGGAAATACCGATCCCCTACGGAAAGCTGGCCGGTAAATGGTTCGGGCCAAAAAACATCAAACCTATAATTTGCCTTCATGGTTATTTGGACAACTGTGGTACATTCGATCGGTTAATTCCGCTGCTGCCAGAGGATGTGAGCTTTCTTGCCGTTGACTTTCCTGGTCATGGTTATTCTTCACGAGTCCCAGATGGGATGGGCTATCATCAGTTGGATTTTGTAGCTCTCCTATTGTACGTTATGAAGGAATACGGCTGGGATAAAATAGCTCTAATTGGACATTCAATGGGAGCACAGATTGGCTTCGTTTTTACGGCACTCTTCCCGGATAAAGTTGAATTTCTTATTCACATCGATGCCTTGAAACCTTTGGGCTATTATGGAAATAGGTTCATCCACTACGCTGCACCAATGGTGACCAAATTTATTGAGGCAGACACCAGAAACAGGGAAAAATCCGAACCTCCGGCATACACGTATGAAGAAATGGTCGACAAGATGCACGAAGCGACTTTTCAATCTTTGACCAAAGATACATGTCCATACATTCTCCAACGTAACATAAAACCATCGAAGAAATTTCCTGGAAAGTATTATTTTGATCGAGACAACAAACTCAAGTACATGAACATCATGGGCTGGTCCGATGACGTTAACCATACGCTGGCCGCGCAAATTAAGGTGCCCGAGCTTGTAATCAAAGCGACGGAATCGCCCTATCCGGGTTCGCGGCAGGGTTTCGACGGAATGGTTGCGGTGATGAAGAAAACCAACCCGTTGTTCGAGGTACAGTATCTCAAGGCATCGCACCATCTGCATCTAACCGATCCGGAACTGGTAGCTCCAGTGGTTACCGACTTTCTTAAACGATACTGGATTCGGAATCCGGATAAGATAGTTAGCAAGCTGTGA
- the LOC128743313 gene encoding probable serine hydrolase: MSEHNTLINLVERHDRDHGVREVRIELPFGVVAGKWWGPDNVRPILCLHGWQDNAGTFDTLIPLLPKHISFLAIDLPGHGYSSRIPHGLSYQSMSVLSLLLAIMSEYGWKKVSLLGHSMGSVLYYVFAAIFPDKVDLVISLDAIKPQIYPVEFIIARLIDATEQFMVADLRNQEKSEPPCYTYEEMIERLHNATFKSISRDTCPYLLHRNIKRSAKFPEKYYFTRDSRLKHFSGPPFSREVNVDLAHRLNMPFLFIKATRSSYFEDKKYYDEVVEILQTNNPYFELETVEGTHHVHLTNPERVAPVITEFLSKYWTKDEDVVSKL, encoded by the exons ATGAGTGAACACAATACGTTGATCAATTTGGTGGAGCGCCATGATCGAGATCATGGG GTTCGTGAAGTACGCATAGAACTGCCCTTCGGTGTAGTCGCAGGCAAGTGGTGGGGACCGGATAATGTGCGACCCATTCTGTGCTTGCACGGTTGGCAGGACAATGCAGGAACGTTCGACACGTTGATTCCCCTGCTGCCGAAACATATCAGCTTCCTGGCTATTGATCTTCCCGGACATGGATATTCTTCTCGGATTCCGCATGGACTATCCTACCAGAGTATGAGTGTACTCAGCTTGCTGCTTGCGATCATGAGCGAGTATGGCTGGAAAAAGGTCTCCCTCCTCGGACATTCGATGGGATCCGTACTGTACTATGTGTTCGCAGCCATTTTTCCGGATAAAGTGGATCTAGTCATTTCGCTGGATGCCATCAAACCGCAAATCTATCCGGTGGAATTTATCATCGCACGGTTGATCGATGCAACCGAGCAATTTATGGTGGCCGATCTTCGTAACCAGGAAAAATCCGAACCGCCTTGCTATACTTACGAAGAAATGATAGAACGGCTGCACAATGCCACGTTCAAATCGATAAGCCGTGATACGTGTCCGTATCTGCTGCATCGGAACATCAAACGTAGCGCCAAGTTTCCCGAAAAGTACTACTTTACGAGAGACAGTCGTCTGAAGCATTTTTCCGGACCTCCATTTTCGCGGGAAGTTAATGTAGATTTGGCACACCGCCTGAATATGCCATTTCTGTTCATCAAAGCTACTCGTTCGTCATATTTTGAAGATAAGAAATACTACGACGAAGTGGTGGAAATACTTCAGACCAACAATCCATATTTTGAGCTGGAAACGGTAGAGGGAACACATCACGTGCACTTGACGAACCCGGAACGGGTGGCACCGGTTATAACGGAGTTCTTGAGCAAATACTGGACAAAAGATGAAGATGTAGTCAGCAAATTGTGA